The following coding sequences are from one Arachis hypogaea cultivar Tifrunner chromosome 7, arahy.Tifrunner.gnm2.J5K5, whole genome shotgun sequence window:
- the LOC114924249 gene encoding uncharacterized protein, giving the protein MQRLKRMNEDAWAYLAKLDPGCWTKSKFSHYPKLDNITNNMTEVWNAKIVYYRGKPILTMLEELKCYIMRRMAQHKKALSMYTSIVAPVQQKRMEAIMKDTKHWTSQWTGHNARQVFEVQMHNKKLGVHLGISCVHAMAAIAKRGDRADTYVHKWLKMDAFRATYGHSISPVNSKEYWEKSGEISSIPPKIKRPIGRPVKRRRRDPVEDRTEGNKAKKTFQVTCGKCGETGHNAKTCKEAPKAGTNPKGKVKGKSKKNSTATQEEVQLSQSAPVAELDMCDNMLRI; this is encoded by the exons ATGCAAAGGCTGAAGAGAATGAATGAGGACGCGTGGGCTTACCTTGCAAAATTGGATCCAGGATGCTGGACTAAGTCAAAATTCAGCCACTACCCTAAACTGGACAATATCACCAATAACATGACAGAGGTGTGGAATGCCAAAATAGTATACTATAGGGGAAAACCTATACTCACAATGCTAGAGGAGCTCAAATGTTACATTATGCGAAGGATGGCACAACACAAAAAGGCCCTAAGCATGTACACTAGTATAGTTGCTCCTGTACAACAAAAAAGGATGGAAGCCATTATGAAGGACACCAAGCACTGGACTTCTCAATGGACTGGCCACAATGCTAGACAGGTATTTGAGGTGCAAATGCACAATAAGAAGCTGGGGGTGCACTTAG GAATTTCATGTGTGCATGCCATGGCTGCTATTGCTAAGAGGGGAGACAGAGCAGACACATATGTGCACAAGTGGCTGAAGATGGATGCCTTCAGAGCAACATATGGTCATTCCATTAGCCCCGTCAACAGTAAAGAGTATTGGGAGAAGTCTGGAGAAATAAGCTCAATCCCTCCCAAGATTAAGAGGCCAATAGGGCGTCCAGTAAAGAGAAGGAGACGAGATCCAGTAGAAGACAGAACAGAGGGTAATAAGGCAAAAAAGACCTTCCAAGTCACATGCGGAAAATGTGGAGAGACTGGCCACAATGCTAAGACCTGCAAGGAAGCTCCTAAGGCTGGAACTAATCCTAAAGGAAAGGTCAAaggaaaatccaagaaaaactcAACTGCAACACAAGAAGAGGTTCAACTTTCTCAATCGGCACCAGTAGCTGAG CTTGATATGTGTGATAACATGCTTAGGATTTAG